The segment TCGCCGTAGACAACATGGAAAATGCTGGATATTCCGAGGACATGTTTAAAGCCACCGAAGCAGATTTCCGCGCGCTTGCCTCCCGTCTGGATTTTTCAACCATTACCGTGCTGCCAATATCATCACACAAGCACGACAACATAATGGAAAGCAGCCCTAATACTCGCTGGTACCAAGGACTGCCTTTAGCCTCTGCACTGAAGAAAATCGAATACTCGAATGACAGAAACAATAAACCTTTTCGACTGCCAGTGCAGGAAGTCGACAAATCTGATCCAGATTTCCCTCGCATTTCCGGGACGATTGCCAGCGGCGCTGTTTCGCCCGGATTCGATATCGTCGTTCTTCCCGCAGCAAAGACGGGCAAGGTAAAGTCCATTTCATCCACTTCCAGTGCTCTATCGGAGGGAGCGTCTAATCGACCAGTAACGATCGCATTGGAACAGAGCATCGATATTTCTCCTGGTGATGTCATCACGTCGACCGAACATCGCCCCGAGGTCACCGATCAGTTCCGTGCCCATATCGTCTGGTTGCACGACAAACCATTATTTCCAGGACGCCCGTATTTGTTTCAAACCTGCAATAAAACTGTCACCGGCGAGGTGACCGAGTTAAGACACAAAATCAATGTGAATTCCTTCGAGCATGATGCAGCCAAAGTTCTCGAACAGGGTGAAATCGGGGTGGGTAACGTCGGCCTCGACAAGTCCATTGTTTATGACGCCTATAAGAATGACAAGACGCTTGGCTCGTTTACCATGGTCGACAAACAAAGCAAGGCGACCGTTGCTTTCGGGGTGATTGAATACGGACTACGTCGCGCCACCAATATTCACTGGCAGGCAGTGGATGTGGACAAAGCAACCCGTTCCGCACAAAAAAGACAAAAGCCAACCGTATTATGGTTTACTGGTTTAAGTGCCTCGGGCAAATCCACCATAGCCAATCTCATTGAGAAGAAACTCCAGGTTCTCGGTAAGCACACCTATTTGCTCGATGGCGATAATGTGCGTCATGGTCTGAATCGAGACCTTGGCTTCGTAGAGGCCGATCGCGTGGAAAACATCCGTCGTGTCGGTGAGGTCGCGAAGCTTATGGTGGATGCTGGGTTGATTGTGTTAACTGCGTTTATTTCGCCCTTCAAAGCAGAACGGCGCATGGTGAGAGAATTGCTCGGTGAGCATGAGTTTGTCGAAGTCTTCGTCGATACACCGATTGAAATCTGTGAGCAACGTGACCCCAAAGGACTGTATAAGAAGGCGCGCGCTGGTCAGATCAAGAACTTCACCGGTTTGGACAGCCCATACGAAGCACCAGAGACGCCAGAGATACATCTACACATGGCTAACCGTACTGCAGAAGAGGCGGCAGACGAAGTTATCGCGAAAATCGAGTCTTATCTTAATCTTCAATAGCTGAAATTAGCGCAGGATTTTAAATCACACACCTTTCGTTTTGATTCAAGCGAAAGGTGTGTTGAGAAACGCTTGCTTGAACTCATCAAACGCGGACACGGCCAAGTCATTTATTCCTGCCGCCGCCTGACGCCCACCGCCACTGGGGAACTGTCGGCATAATTCGTCGGCCCCCGTTCTCGTACTCAGTGGCGCACGTACGCTCACCAAGAAGTTACCATCTTCTTTTGCAGTCAAAATGGCGTGAGCCCGTTGTGGTGATTTGTTTGCCAGGTCATTCGCGTAGACGCCGGATACACGACGGGCCCATGCCTCACACGGCAGAATATAGATTGCACGCGTTTCCGTTTCCAATTCAGGCTTTAGCGATTTAACCATGGCGATATCGTTTTCATAGCCCATCTCCAAAATACGAAAACTGTCTTCGTTCTCGATAAATTCAAATGGACTGGTATATGGTCGAATACTTAGCGCAAGGTCTTCTGGCGTGATATGCAAATCGTCTAGTGTTGCCCCGTAACCATTGTAGTTAATCGCCTCACCCAGCGTTTTGAGTAGTGTCGTCTGCTTTTCGCTTAAACCTGATGACTTTGCCAATACGGTTGCCGATTCCGCGAAATTGTCGCCAAAGGCACCGGTAATCGCCCATAGACGATGTCGGCCTTCAAGATATTTATCGACTATCAGACTGGTACAGGTATCTTTGGCGGTATCGATAAATGCCGAAAAATTCTCGTGCTCAGGAATTTCACCTGCGTAGTGATGATCGAAATAACGCAGCTTACAACCGACATCAAGCAAACGATTCGCATCGTCGCGATTCTTGTCCAGGGAGATATCCAGCACTGTAATACTATCGCCTGCGTTTGCATTTACACGTTTTAACAGACTGATGTCCCTTTTAACACCAGTTATCAAGCGCGCTTCTATTTGTGGCGTTTCGAGTTGAAGCTGTTGTAAGGCACAAATCCCGTCAGCATCACCATTGAACACAAAATAATTATTCACTGAATTCACCATATCTATTCCGTCGGGACAACTACACGACTGTCTGGCAACAAATCTTGTAACTTAGACTGAAGTGTTTTCTTCGCTTGCGTGTCGCCGTGGACAATACGTATTTCTTGGGGGCGATTCTGCATACCCATTACAAAATCTATCAAATTTTGTTGATCCGCGTGTGCCGAATAACCCGACAGGGTGTGTACTGCTGCCTTGATATCGTAGCGTTGATCATCCAGCATCACATAACCATTGGCAGGCGCGTAACGTTGTATATCGCGCCCCGGTGTCCCTGCCGCCTGATAGCCTACAAACACAATATCGGTACGTTCATCACCGATGAGAGCCTTGAGATAGTTGACGATACGCCCACCTGCGCACATGCCGCTCGCCGCAATGACTATCGCCGGTTTATGTTTCCTGGAAAGATATTCTACTGTTTGCATGTGCTCTTGGTGTGTGTCCACACAGTATAGTTGCTCAAACGCGAGTGGATGACGACCCTGCTCCACACGTTGCTTCGCCTCAGTATCCCAGTATTCTTTTAGCTCACGATAGGATTCGGTAAATTGCGCCGCTAGGGGCGAGTCTACGATAATTTCTATATCCTGCCATAACAAACCATCAGCGGCTTTCTTGTCCCCGTGTTGATGAATAATTTGCTCAAGCTCGTATAGCAATTCCTGTGTTCTTCCGATACTGAAGGCGGGCACCAAAATGACACCGCTATTGAGCAAACAGCGTTCGACAACAGACTTTAGCTGCTGAGTTCGCGCACGTCGATCGGGATGAATACTATCGCCATAGGTACTTTCTATCACCAATATATCGGCACTTGCTGGCGACGTCGGATCAGGTAACAAGGGAGTATCTGGCGCCCCAAGGTCCCCAGAAAAAACAAGGCGTCTTGAGTCACCCTTGATTTCTGTGTCGATACTAATATATGCCGACCCAAGGATATGACCAGCAGGTGAAAAACTGACTTGTGCGCTATTTTCACCACCCTCAATTAGATCGGTCAAATCAACCAGGACGTTATAATCGACGCCTATAATTTTGCTAGACAGAGCATTGACAGTCTTTTGGACTAGAGCCTGGTTGCGAGTAAAGCCGACCTTAATCGCATCTTCCAGAACTTTAGGTAATAAATATGCGCTCGGTTTGCTGCAGAATATCGGTCCGTTAAATCCCGCAGCGAATAAATAAGGTATACGACCAACGTGGTCGATATGGCAATGAGTCACGAGTAATGCGCGAATTTTTTCGATTGGGAATTCAATCTGCAAATGCTCAAAACTAGCACCCGCACCCGAGGTCTCGGCGCCTTGAAACAGCCCGCAATCGATAAGCAAAGAATTGTTCGCGTCGAGGACTAGTTCATGACATGACCCTGTTACACCGTTTACCGCTCCATGATGGCGTATCTCAAACACTAGCTACCTCGCCCGCATAACTCGTCATAAACTTTCATATAGTTCGCTATCATCGCGTCCATACTAAACAAGCGTTCCACTCTCGCTCTGCCGGCCTTGCCATGCTGTTTTAGTAGAGCCTTATCTTTTAGATAGGAGTCAATAGCAGCCGTCATAGCCGACGGATTGTTTGACGGCACCAGCAGCCCGGTATTTCCATCGTCGATCAACTCCGGATTTCCTCCCACTGAAGTCGCTACGATGGGGAGTCCACTCGCCATGGCTTCGAGTATGGTGTTGGAGATTCCCTCACCTAAAGATGGCAACACGAATAGGTCGAGCGCATTTAGCATCGCCGGTACATCATTTCTTGCGCCCGCGAAAATAACACGGTTCGATATCGCTAGTTGTATTGCAAGCGCTTCAAGCTTCTGACGATCTGGACCATCACCAATCAGAACAAGTCTGGTGTTTTCATTTTTTTCAAGTAGTGCATAAGCCCGAAGCAAAGTCGCCTGATCTTTTTCCGCCTGCAGCCTGCCAACCGAACCGACTAAAATTTCGCTTTTGCCAATTCCAAGTTCCTTACGAATCTCCTGGCGACTTTTCTCTGATTGAGAAAAGCGCTGCATATCCACGCCATTGTAAATTTGAACAATTTTGCGAGGCGAGATTCTCACCTGCTCTTTTAGCCAACTGTCGAGATCTTTTGATAGTGCAATAAAACGGGCAATCAGAGGA is part of the Gammaproteobacteria bacterium genome and harbors:
- the cysC gene encoding adenylyl-sulfate kinase, with the translated sequence MYGNLYEVFGQKSTRLFRLMVCGGNSGDRTALLKSMRVDSLIQITEIFSEASKSSLSEYDQNFPVIESSADVAIILIDASTGVDTVACRGSYIVNLLGIRHIIVAVDNMENAGYSEDMFKATEADFRALASRLDFSTITVLPISSHKHDNIMESSPNTRWYQGLPLASALKKIEYSNDRNNKPFRLPVQEVDKSDPDFPRISGTIASGAVSPGFDIVVLPAAKTGKVKSISSTSSALSEGASNRPVTIALEQSIDISPGDVITSTEHRPEVTDQFRAHIVWLHDKPLFPGRPYLFQTCNKTVTGEVTELRHKINVNSFEHDAAKVLEQGEIGVGNVGLDKSIVYDAYKNDKTLGSFTMVDKQSKATVAFGVIEYGLRRATNIHWQAVDVDKATRSAQKRQKPTVLWFTGLSASGKSTIANLIEKKLQVLGKHTYLLDGDNVRHGLNRDLGFVEADRVENIRRVGEVAKLMVDAGLIVLTAFISPFKAERRMVRELLGEHEFVEVFVDTPIEICEQRDPKGLYKKARAGQIKNFTGLDSPYEAPETPEIHLHMANRTAEEAADEVIAKIESYLNLQ
- a CDS encoding DHH family phosphoesterase; the encoded protein is MNNYFVFNGDADGICALQQLQLETPQIEARLITGVKRDISLLKRVNANAGDSITVLDISLDKNRDDANRLLDVGCKLRYFDHHYAGEIPEHENFSAFIDTAKDTCTSLIVDKYLEGRHRLWAITGAFGDNFAESATVLAKSSGLSEKQTTLLKTLGEAINYNGYGATLDDLHITPEDLALSIRPYTSPFEFIENEDSFRILEMGYENDIAMVKSLKPELETETRAIYILPCEAWARRVSGVYANDLANKSPQRAHAILTAKEDGNFLVSVRAPLSTRTGADELCRQFPSGGGRQAAAGINDLAVSAFDEFKQAFLNTPFA
- a CDS encoding MBL fold metallo-hydrolase; translated protein: MFEIRHHGAVNGVTGSCHELVLDANNSLLIDCGLFQGAETSGAGASFEHLQIEFPIEKIRALLVTHCHIDHVGRIPYLFAAGFNGPIFCSKPSAYLLPKVLEDAIKVGFTRNQALVQKTVNALSSKIIGVDYNVLVDLTDLIEGGENSAQVSFSPAGHILGSAYISIDTEIKGDSRRLVFSGDLGAPDTPLLPDPTSPASADILVIESTYGDSIHPDRRARTQQLKSVVERCLLNSGVILVPAFSIGRTQELLYELEQIIHQHGDKKAADGLLWQDIEIIVDSPLAAQFTESYRELKEYWDTEAKQRVEQGRHPLAFEQLYCVDTHQEHMQTVEYLSRKHKPAIVIAASGMCAGGRIVNYLKALIGDERTDIVFVGYQAAGTPGRDIQRYAPANGYVMLDDQRYDIKAAVHTLSGYSAHADQQNLIDFVMGMQNRPQEIRIVHGDTQAKKTLQSKLQDLLPDSRVVVPTE
- a CDS encoding TIGR03088 family PEP-CTERM/XrtA system glycosyltransferase, with amino-acid sequence MQGRPLIVHVLYRLAIGGLENGLINLINRMPEDCYRHVIICASDYTDFRKRIQRDDVEVYALHKRPGNDIRAQYRFWKLMRKLKPQIVHTRNLGTIEYTLPAAFAGVKYRIHGEHGRDMSDIDGSNSKYRILRRAYNPLIARFIALSKDLDSWLKEQVRISPRKIVQIYNGVDMQRFSQSEKSRQEIRKELGIGKSEILVGSVGRLQAEKDQATLLRAYALLEKNENTRLVLIGDGPDRQKLEALAIQLAISNRVIFAGARNDVPAMLNALDLFVLPSLGEGISNTILEAMASGLPIVATSVGGNPELIDDGNTGLLVPSNNPSAMTAAIDSYLKDKALLKQHGKAGRARVERLFSMDAMIANYMKVYDELCGRGS